AGTTGTTGAATTTTCAGTAATTTGAACATCATCAGCATAAATTGATTTAACAACGATAATTTTTTCTCTAGCTCGTGAAATAGCTACATTTAAAGCATTTTTTCCGCCTGCTCTTGCGACATAAGTTCCATATAACGATGTATTTTTATCATAAACTACTGACATAATAACAAGGTCAGCTTCATCACCTTGTATATTTTCAATATTTTTAAGTGAAATTTGTCCTGAATTAATAGCATTTTCAAGTTCGGGTTCATTACCAAAAATTAAATTCATTAAATAATCTTGTTGTTTAACGTTAAACACTAAAACAATAATCTTTTTATATTTAGCAAGATTTTCCTTGATAATTTCAATAACTTTGGTGCCTTCTTCCACATTCATGCTATTGTTTCAAGCTCCATTTACTTGAACAACATCAATGGCCTTGTCTTTATTTAAAGAAACTTCATAATCATCGATTACATCTAATTTAGAATCATAAAAGTGCTTTGAACTAAATGTCATTAGCGCCGCCAATTTAGAACGATAGTTTTTATTTAGTAAAATTGAGAAAACTCCACGATTACGAGCATAGGCAAGTAGTGATTCAATATGCCCAAGTTCATCTTCTTCATCAAAATTATAGGTTACCGAAAATCAACGAGTTGGTTGCATTTGTTGACTATCACCAGCTAAGATTTTTCTTTTTGCTAAGTATAAAATTGGTATACCTTTTTCTAAAAACATTTGGCTTGATTCATCAAGAATTGCATAATCAAATTCTTCTTTTTCTCACATTGAGAGATCAATTTCTGGAGTTGTAATAATTATTGGAAATAACAATTTAATAATTTCACGATATCTATGGAAAAATAGATAAGGTTTTAATTTCGCGGTACGAATCGACAAAGTAAAGTCATTATAAAGTGCTAATTGCTTACCAGAAAAGTTAGAAACAATTTCAAATTTTTTCTCTAAAATCATTTCTGAAAGAATTTTTTCGTTGTTTAATTCAATACTCTTAGACTTAATTATATTTTTATACTCATCAATAATATCAACTACCGAATCATAATTAACCTTATCAATAAATTTTAAGCATTTATCAATATCGACACTGAAAAGTGAACTGTCACTTGCTAAAATTTCAGCAACACGTTTAATTGATGAAGGATAAAATGTGAAAAAGTGAGGTTTTTTTCCTAAATTAACTTCATATAAATGTTTCATAATTGATTTTTTATCTAATAAAACCTTATTGAATTCGTATTTTAGTTCACGATCTAATAATTTTAAATTTTCAAATAGTGATTCCGAGAAATTAACATTGGTAAGAGCTGAATAAAATTGTAGAAGATTATCAATATTTGGATTGTTATGTAAGCGACTAATGGTGTCAACATAATTTTTATCCTCAAGTGAAAAAATACTAATTCCCTTTTCTGAGTTTGTTCTACTGCAGTGTTCTAATTCATAAATGTATTTTTGAAGTGGTTGATAGAATTCATCTAATTGAACATGCTTATCACTTAAAGCAAATAAGCAAAATTTAGAAATTGATTTTAAACGCTTTTTCAATACATCTAAAGCTGCTTTTTTTTGTGATACAACAAGACCAGAATAACCATGAGCTACAATATTAGCAATTAAATTACTAATTGTTTGTGATTTTCCTGTACCGGGAGGACCTCAAATTATTGTATCTTGATATAGAGCGGAAATAGTTGCACAATCCTGTGAAAAATTGGTTTTTTGAATTTTAAATAATTTAAAATGTTTATCAAAAATTACTCGTTTCACAGTTTCAACATATTTAACTTTACTAATTTTTGGATTTAAAATGTAATCAAATTCATCATTTTCGATAATTTTTTTCATTTGATTTCATAAATAGCCTGATGAAACATTATAAAATCCCAACACCATTCCTTGATGAAATTCAATAGAAGTATTGCTAATTTTATCTTGTTCTAAATCAGGAATAGCATTTTTAATTGTTTCAGGAATTTGATAAATTGGACTTCAGATTTCTTTAAAATAATTAAAAACTTCTTCCATAGTAGCATTTGAAAAATTAAAAGTATCAACATTGATCATAAATCCTTGTTGGCTTAAAAAAGTTATTAATTTACTATTAATTCTAATATCAGAACTAGATTCTAAATAAACAAGTGAATTTTCAATACGAATTGTTACTTCTTTAAAAAATAGGGGTGCAAAAATAATTTTTTTGTCAGTCTTAATTGATATAAAAAAGAATCCCAAATGTAATGGCCAAATATTTGTTTCAATATTAATGTTTTTTGCGTTATTTAAAATCTTCTTTCATTTAACGATAGATTTTTGAAATTCCGTTTCTAAATTATTTAATAAAAGTTGTTTAGCTTTTTCAAAATTATTATTTAATGCTTTAAAAATTGCATTATCAATCCGACGATTATATTCCTTAAAAATAGAAATTACTTCAAATTTATTAGTTGCAACTGCCACTTTTTCGCTAATGATGCGATTACTATTTTCTTTTAAAATGTGATTAATATGATGATGAGTATAAAAATTATCAAATGTTTCTACTCCAAAGTTTTTTAAAACATCGAAAAATTTTTCATTATCTACTGAAGAGAATAGTGATGAGTCATTAGTTTCAATGTTTTGCAAATTTGCTAAAATCGTTTGATATTTTACTTCGTTATTTTCCATTATTCAATTTCCTTTCTAATTTTTTGTTCTAAATACTTAGCTGAATTGCCAATCACTAAAGAAATTTGTTGACTTTGAAAACTAATGCCAGTAATTCCATCCAATGATTTTAAAGCTGAGCTGTCAACTTTTTTTCGATCAATAAAAGCAATTTTAACTACCTTTTGTGTAGCATTAACATCTACGATGTTGTCCTTTCCACCGATGAATTTTAAAAATTCATCATAGTCAAATGATAGTTTCTCTTGAATGCTTAAATAGTCTTTAGGTTTCTTTTGTTGATATTTTTTCTTTCAATATATACAAATAAAACCTAATGTTAATATGCATAGAAGAATGTATAAAAATTTATGCTTTTTGTTCATTTTTGCCTCATTTTTAAATTGTAATATTTCCATATAACAGGTCTTTTATAATTATATTTTATTTATTTAATAATATTACTAAAAATAACAATCGCGACATTATCATTTTTATTTTTGTAGTTTGTATTAAAATTAATTAAAGATTTAAGCAATCCAAGAAAGGGTATTAAAAATGCAAAAAAAAATAATGCTTAGTGGCATCACGGCAACAGGAAAATTAACAATTGCCAATTTCATTGGTGCAATTAAAAATATTGTCAAACTACAAGATAAATATGACAATTATGTTTTCATAGCCGACCTTCATGCTCTAACACTTCCAATCGATAAAAAAGAACTTGCTAATAATCGTCGAGATATTTTTGCTTTATTTCGCGCCTGTGGCGTTGATTTGAATAAAACAACTTTATTTTTTCAATCTGATGTTATTGAACATGGATTAATGAATTGATTAATTTTAACAAATACAAGTATCGGTGAATTATCACGAATGACACAATTTAAAGATAAATCAACGAAGATTAAAAGTGCAAATGGTATGGAAACAATTCCAACAGGGCTACTAATGTATCCAACTTTAATGGTAGCCGATATTCTACTATATAATGCTGATATTATTCCAGTTGGAATTGATCAAAAACAACATGTTGAATTAACAAGGAACTTAGCCATTAGATTAAATAATAAATATAAGACTGATTTTAAAATTCCAGAGCCTTTTATTCCTGAAATTGGGGCAAAAATTATGTCATTGACTGAACCAACTAAAAAAATGTCAAAATCAGATACTAACCAAAAATCATCAATTTATCTTTTAGACAATCCAGATGAAGCTTATAAAAAAATTATGCGCTCAGTTACTGATTCTGAAGGAAAAATTTATGTTGACGATTCAAAACCAGGCATTACAAATCTATTAAGCATTTATAGCGCAATTAAAGATATTACTCTTAAAGATGCTGAACTTGAATTTAAAGACAAAAATTACGGAGAATTAAAACAAGCAGTTGGTGAAGAAGTTAAAGCTTTATTAACAAAAATTCAAGAAAATTATTCAATTCACATCAAAAATGTAGAGCAAGAAAGTCAGATTGGAGCTTTGAAAGCTAGAAAAACTGCAAACGAAAACATGAACAAATTAATGAAAGGAATGGGACTAAGTCATGAAAGTTAATAAAAATTTAAATCATTCAACTAGTCATTTATTAGCGGCAGCGATTTTAAAATTATATCCAAATGCAAAATTAGCAATTGGACCAGCAATTGACGAAGGATTTTATTACGATTTCGAAATTGAAGAAGGAATTTTAGAGTCAGATCTACCAAGAATTGAAAAATTAATGAAGAAAATGGCTATGCAAGGATATGAGATGAAATTAGTTGATGAATCTCAATATTCATTTGATAATCAACCATATAAAAAAGAATTGCGAGATGAATTTGTTAGAGAAGGTAAAAAAATAACCTTCTATCAATACTATCATCCTAAAAATAATGAAATATTATTCACAGATCTTTGCTCAGGTGGCCATATCAGCAACACTAAAGAAATCAAACACTTTAAATTGCTATCAGTTGCCGGAGCCTATTGACGGGGAGATTCTAAAAACAAAATGTTAACGCGAATCTATGGAACCGCTTGAGAAACAGAAGATGAGTTAAAACAATATCTTGCTATTCTAGAAGAAAGAAAAGAACGTGACCATCGAAAAATTGGTAAAGAATTGGGAATTTTTACATTTAACCAATTAAGTGGACAAGGACTGCCAATTTGACTTGAAGATGGAATGAAAATTCATAACGCCATTCGTGATTATGTTTTAAAATTAGATAAAAAATTCGGATTTCAAGAAGTGCTAACTCCACATTTTGGAGAAAAAAAATTGTATGAAATTAGTGGCCACTGAGATCATTATCAAGACACAATGTTTAAACCATTAAAAATGGATAATGAAATTCTTGTGCCGCGACCAATGACATGTCCACATCATATTTTGCTTTTCAATTCATCACGCCATTCATATAAAGAATTGCCAATTAGATATTCAGAGCAATCAAGATTATATCGTTATGAAAAATCGGGAGCATTATCTGGACTTGAAAGAGTTAGATCAATGGATTTAACTGAAGGCCATGTTTTTGTTAGAATTGATCAAATTAAAGATGAATTTAAACATTTATATAAAATGATTGTCCAAGCATTAAATGATTTCAAAATTGAGATTGATCATATTTCACTTTCATTACGTGATCCTAATAATAGTGAAAAATTCTTTAGCGATGATGAAATGTGAAACCATGCAGAAAATGATTTACGTGATGTACTAAATGAGTTAAAAATTGAATACAAAGAGTTCATTGGAGAAGCTGCTTTTTATGGACCTAAAATTGATATTCAAATTAAAACTGCTTTGAATAAAATTATTACAATGTCAACACTACAATTAGATTTTCTTCTTCCAATGAGATTTAATATGAAATATGTTGATGATAATGAAGAAATGAAAGTTCCAGTATTAATTCATCGTGGATTAATTGGCACATATGAGAGATTTATTGCCACATTGCTTGAGCAAACAAAAGGTGTTTTACCTTATTGATTGAGCCCACATCAAGTAACAATTATGCCTATCAATAGTGAATTAAATGAACATTGCCAAAAACTATATGAAGAATTATTAGACCTTGATATTAATGTTAATGTTGATTTACGAAATGAAAGAATTAACCGTAAAATTAGGGATGCTCAAATTCAAAAAACTAAATTTATTGTTGTTATTGGAGCAGAAGAGCAAAAAAATGATACAGTATCAGTTAGAGAATACGGTTCTGAAAAAAGCCAAATATTTACAAAACATGATTTTATTAAAAAACTATTAGAACTTAAACATATGAAATAATTAACACAGCAAAAATTAAGTGCGACTTATAAAAAAGTCCCTTATTTTTTATTTAATACAAAACACATTCTTCAATAAAAATAAAGGTTTTTTCTATAAATTTTATTGATTGTGTGAATTTAAATTAAATAAAATTGCTATAAATTATTTTTCTAATAATATTGTCTTTTTGTAAATTTATAGAATAAAAAACATCAAACACTGACATTAATTGCGTGTTTGATGTTTACGTTAAATTTAGGTTAAATAACATTTGTAACATTTAGAATTATTAAGATTAAATTTACTAATGCTATAATGATTAAAAGTGAAAGAGCAACTTTTATTCCGGTATTTTTTTGATTATAACGTCTTTGATGGTAGTGATGAATGTGCTCTTCTTTTGTCATCATCATATCATCTTTCATCATAGAATCATCATCAGACATCATATGATCTTCTTCTTTATCCATATTTGACTCTTGTGACATCATGTCATTTTCTTTCATCATAGGTTCTTCTTCCATCATCATAGAATCATCAGACATCATATGATCTTCTTCCATCATAGTTTTTTCAGTAGCGAATCCTTCCACTGTTTTCATCATTGTCTCAGACATTTGGCCATCGCTTGATAAATTGTAGTAAACATCTAATTTACCTTCATATGGTTTTAGATCTAAAATTGTTACATCAAATTTAGATTCGTATTCCACGTCATCTTTCATAACATCTGTTGACATTTTAGATTCTTTATCTGGAACATCAAATGTAATTTCATTAGCTTCTTCTTCTAATTCTTTCATTAGCATCATTTTTTTCGAAGGTTTTTTAGTTGATTTTTCCACTAAATTTTCTTTTTCAATGTAGCTAATTGCATCTTGATTTTCAACGTTCTTCTCTTTAACGTGTTCGATGATTAGACGAGCTTTTTCAAGTCCTACACTACCACGATAAGCGGCATCACGGTGGAATCATACTCTTGTTTCATTTTCTGATTGTTCGGATACACGAACATACTCAGCAAGTGCGTCGGTGAATTCAGCGAAATTTCCTGAGATTTTTTTATTAGCTTTTTTAAAATTAAAAGATATATTTCTATTTTTATCGAAAGCTTCCGAAATGTAATATTTGTCCAATAATTTTTTTTGTTTTTTCTTCATTTTTTCTCCATTAAATTTATATATAGAATAATATTATTTTAACAAAAAAATAGTCAACAAAAAAAATAACATGGTTTTTTGTACTAACATTCATGTTATTTAGTAGTCAATGTTAATTTATTGTTTACATTCGATTAAAAGATTCACAATGTTTTCAATATCTTTTGAATCTAAAATTGCTGGTAAATTTTTAATAATTTTATTCATTTCATAATCAAGATTATCAATAGTTACATAAGACATATAAGGCTTAAGATTCACAATTAATGGTGTTGTTTCTTTATAGAAAACCATAATTCCGATTATTGGGGTATTTGGTGGTAAAATTGCCGCTAGTTTTTCCATATCTTCGCCCAATTCAATTGTAGCATTTGGAAATATATAATCTCTTTTACTGCCTTTAATATGTCATTCACGTTGAAGAGCATCTCCATCAATATGGCCATCTTCAATATAATTGGCTTTAAATAAGACAACCGAACCGGGACTAATTAAAATATTTCCCAATTGAAATTTTTCTTTAGTTTTGAGATTTTTATATAATGAGGGTTTAACTCATTTAGTATTAAAATTTTCGTTTAATGTTTTCAGTATTTCAACGCCGATTTCTTCTTCAAATTTCTGATTTTTTTTCGATTTACTTAAATTACCTTTATGAATAAAAAAACCAATTATAAACATTATTATTACAAATCCAATAAATAAAAATAACCCCAAAATAATTCCGATGATATAAATTCCGTCCATTTTAATCCTACCTTTATGTAAATTTGTGTGCGTTCATTGTTTTTCTAATATGTTTATAATCGGGAAATTCTTTGCTAACAATTTTCCAAAACCGAGCAGAGTGATTTGCCTCAAGAAAATGAGCGATTTCATGCGCTGCCACATATCTAATACACTTTATATTATAGAATATTAAATATTTAGAAACTGAAATTATATTTTTTAATAAATAATTTGTTGCTCAAGCAGATGATTTGGTTGATATTTTTATTTTTGATGACAAACTTCTATTAAGAAATTTCTCTGAATAGTAGTTAGCTCAATAACTAAAAATTTTTTCAAGTTTTTCTGATAAATTATTTCAAATTGTTTTTTTAATGTAGTTTTCATCGTGTTTGGTAATTGGAATAATTTCAATTTCATCATTAAAATATATTTGAAGATAATTATTAATAATTTTAAAATAAGATAACTTTCCAAGATAATAAAAACTTTGATCAGTTCAATTAATGTCAAGCAGTGGTCTAACATCTTGTTTTTTAGTGGATTGAGTTAATTTTAAAATAGCGGTGTTAAGAAAATTATTTAATTGTTCAGTATTTAAATAATGAATTGGTGTAGAGAGAATTAATTTATTATCGCGTAGAGATAAATAAATATTTTTATTATTTGTAAATCTCACATAAATGTTAAATTCCTTATCATTAATTTTATATGCTAAAACATCATCAATTTTTTTCATAATATAATTTTAGTAAAAAATGAAAACTATTTATGATTTAGCTAATTTGTTTGCTTTTGAATAAAAAGAATAAAAAAATGATTTTTTATTATAAAATATTAATTGCTAATTATTATTGCAAGAAAGGCAAACCAATGGCAAATATTAAATCAAAACAAAAAGCAATATTATCTAACGAAAAAGCGCGTGTTCGCAACTCAGCTATCAAATCTTCAGTTAAAACTGCAATTAAAAAGGCAAAATTAGCCGCACAGTCAAAAGATCCTAAGGCAAATGATTTATTTGCTAAAGCACATCATGAAATTGATAAAGCTGTTTCTAAAGGTGTTTTACACCAAAACAATGGTGCTAGAAAAGCAAGCCGTTTAGATGCGTTTATTGCGAAAAATAGATAATTGAAATTTGTATAATTACTAAAAATTAATAAAAGCCCGCTTATGGGCTTTTTTTCATATCTTGCTATTTTTTAGGATATTTATTAATTTTGATATGAGTAGGTTTATTGATTTTAAACACTAAACTATATTCCCCTTTTTGACTATCCAAACGAATTTGTTTAAGGACATCAGCCGGGTTACCTTCATAGGTTTTTTCATAAAGTTTAGTCATCTCCTTAATTAAAAATAACCTAACTTTATCGCCAAAAACTAAATCAAAATCAGCAATCGTTGCTTCAAGTTTATGTGGTGAAACATAACAAACATATGTGCCGAAATCAAGTGATTTTAAATAATTTTGTCTAGCCTGAGTTTTGTCTTTTAAAAAACCAATAAAGCTAAATTCTGAACTAAAATTAGCTTTGATAACAGCATGAATTAAAGCTGTTGGTCCGCCTATGACTTCAACTTCAATATTATTTATTTTGGCTAAATTAATAATCTCAAATCCTGGATCAGAAATACATGGCATCCCTGCATCTGAAATGAGCGAAACTTTTTGATGATCTAAAATCATATTAATAATTTTTGGAGCCAAAGTTTTTTCATTATAGTTGTGATATGAAATTAATTTTTTATTAATAATGTCATAATGTCGTAGTAGCTTTTGACTCACTCTCGTATCTTCACATAAGATAATGTCAGATGCTTTTAAAGTATTCAGCGCCCTTATACTAATATCTTCTAAATTTCCAATTGGAGTGCCAACAATAAAGATTTTATTTGCCATAAATTTTCTCGATTTTAATTAAAAAATTAGATTTTTGTAGAGGGAAATTCACATTAGTTTTTAGGGTTTTATACATAGCTTTTAAACATTCTATGATTTCGTCAATTTTTGAACTGTTATTGATAGTTTTAGCGTCTTTTAAAGATAAAATGGTTAAATTTGTTGTTAAATTATTGCTAATCTTAGCTAAATCTTCGTAAATAAAAATCATAAAAACTAAAAGAAAATTTGCGAGATCTTTATCAAAATGTTTTAATAAAAAATATAGAAATGATTCAGGCTTTGAAAATGATGATATTATAGCTGATTTCAAATTTTTTAGCAATGTATTTAATTTTTCATGATCATCTAAATTATATTTATTCGCATATACTAAAATAAAATCCTTAATTGAATTAATTTTAGTCAAATTAGTTTTAATATTAATAATAAAAGCTCGTGATCTAATTGTTTTTAGCACTTTATTCATTTGATTAGTGGTCATGATTACAATCGTGTGTGTTGGAGGATTTTCTAAAAATTTTAGTAAACTATTAAGACTTTGAGGAGTTCCATTTTCAATATTTTTGATAATTAAAATCTTAAATTTGTGATGGTTTGACAAATTGCTTTTAAATGCTCAAAGCATTGCCTCAGCAATAGCTTCCTTTGTTATTAATTGATTACTTTCATTGACACATAAATATAAATCCTTAAATTTAAGTTCAGAAAATTGATTAAATTTTTCACCATTAATTGTATTGATAAATGAAATAATATATTCATCGAAATCATTGGTAACTAATTGTGAAAATAAATAAACCTGCTGAAGTTTATTTTCTTTGATTGAATTATTAATAATTTTTAAAAATTCATTACTTACAATCATTAGATAATTTTTTGATCCGACAAAACAGCAATAAATCTTTCAAATAATTCATCAATTGAACAATTAGCGTCAATAATGCAATATTTCTTAGCATCCTTACTAACTGTTTTTAAATAAGCTTCACGCAGATTTGTATAATAATTAAGATCAAGATTTTCCAATCTATCCATTGACTTTCCACTTTCTTTTAATCTTTGAATTGAAATTTCCGGTAACAGATCAAAGAAAATTATAAAATCCGGATGTGTATTATCGGTAGCTATTTCATTAATCATTTTTACCTTTGATACTCCAATATTTCCTAATATTCCTTGATAAACATATGATGATGTTCAATAACGATCTGAAATAACATTTTTGCCCGATTCCAATGCTGGTCATATACCTTTTTCTAAGTTAATTCTCCGACTTGTAGCAAAAAGTAAGGCGTCAACCATTGGACTAAATTCATTACCATTTTCTAAAATTAAGTCACGTATTTTTTCAGCTTCTTTTGAAAAACTACTTCCTGGTTCTCTTGTAAAGACAAAATCTTTTTGTTTTTTATTTTTTTTCAAATATTCTTCAAATTTTTTCAGAATAGTTGTTTTTCCAGCTCCATCCATTCCTTCTATAGCTATAAATTTTCCACGATTTGTTTTCATATTTCCTTCTTTTATATTTTAGTTTTATTAATCAAAGATTGTTTTAATGTAACTGGATCAACATATTCAACTTGAACTCCAAGCGGAATTCCCATTGAAAGCTGATATGCGTTATCAAAATTAATTTTATCCTTAAGAATTTTTTTAATAAATTGTGTTGTGAATTGCCCTTCGACTGTAGCAGATAAAGCAATCACAATTTCTGAAACATTTTTAGCAACAATTAATAATTTCTCTAGATTGCGATTAAATTTTTCATTGCTTTTTTTTAAATCATACAACTCTTCAATAACGAAGTATCTTCCTTTATAAATTTCTAATGCTTCAAATTTTTTTAAATCTTCTTGACTTAGAACTACCATCAATTTTTTTTCGCGAAATTTATCATCGCAAATGTCACAAGTATCTTTCTCTGAATATGCATTACAATTTTGACATTTTTTGATTTTACTTTTTAGGCTTTTAATTAATTGATAAATATGCTCTAATTTTTCAATGTCATTTTCCAAGAAATAGCCAATAATTTTTTGAGATTGACGTTTTGTAATTCCGGGAATTGCTTTCAGTAGCAATTCGATCTCTTCTTCAGTTTTCATTTTAGAATGGAAGTCCACCACCAGCGTATTTAGCATTTATTTGTTCATATTCTTCTTCAATTGCATCAATCGCTTCATTAACCGCAATTAAAACTAAATCTTGTAGTAATTCTGGATCTTCTGGGTCGATTAACGCTGGGTTGATTTCTACTTTAGTAATTTTTCTTGTTCCCAACATGGTAATTTTTATTCCTTGTTTTTCAATAACAAATTCTTTTTTAGCAATCAATTGTTCTTCTTTTTCTAATTCGCCTTGAATTCTTTTTGCTTTTTTTAGCATTTCGTTAATATTGTTCATGTTTTCTCCTAATTATTTTTTAATTTTAAATTTTTCACCGAATGTTTCCATAGCTCAATCAATATTTGATGATGTTTCATCATAACGCTTAGATAAATCTTCTAATTCTTTAACCTCACGTCTTTTCAATTCTTCTTTATTGTTAACTCAATAATTTTTAGCTTCTTCAATTTGCTTCTCAGTTATCGCAAATAGGTGAACATAACGGTTAAAAATTTTATATGAAGCCTTAATTAAATTATCATGATAAGCATGTCGATTTAAATCAAAAACCTTATCGTCAAGTGATGAATTAAATAATATAAAATCATTTGATGAAAAAATAATTTTAAAATTGCTCAAAATATCTTTTGCTTGTTTATCATCATCGGAATTTGAGAGCTTAGAATCAATTAAACTATACTCAATTGTATCATTATATGTTAAATTAGCATTCTCATATCCAGGTTTTTTCATTTTACAATATTGCTTAATTAATAAACAGTCAATAATTTGATCCAAACTAATTCTATCAGCTCCCATAATTTCATTATTTTTAACTATATTCTTATTCTCAAAGTTGTCTACATCATAATTATCAGATACAATTGCGTCATTAATTTGAGCATTTTCCAATTCAATTGTTGTATCAGAAAGTAAAATTTCAGCTGTTTTTTCCAAAATATCATCAACATTGACTTCTTCTATTTTTAAGTCATCATAATTTTTTTTATCGTTATAAGTATTGGCAATCGATGATAAATTAAATTTGGAATTTAGTTCTTCTTGTTCTAATGAAGTTTTTTTGATAATTTTTTCAGTAGTTTTTTTTAACTCCTCGCGAAAATAATCAATTGGTTTTTTATCTAAATTAATATTTGATTGTTGAGATTCTGATTTCACCATTTTCATTAAACACAACTCAAATGTTTGTTTAGGAAAATCAGAATATTTTATTTCTTTTAATGAAACTAGAATAATATCGAGAAATTCATAAGCACGACTTATATTACTAATTTTTATTTCATTAATTTTATCTTCACTAAGCTCCTCAACCAAACGCATACTATTAGTCTTTTTATAAAGAATGAAATCCTTTAAGATATCGACAATTTGATTTAAAAGTCGAGAAATATCAATTCCCTGTTCTAATAAAGAATTAGCAAATGTTAACAATTCTTCTAAA
The sequence above is a segment of the [Mycoplasma] phocae genome. Coding sequences within it:
- the thrS gene encoding threonine--tRNA ligase is translated as MKVNKNLNHSTSHLLAAAILKLYPNAKLAIGPAIDEGFYYDFEIEEGILESDLPRIEKLMKKMAMQGYEMKLVDESQYSFDNQPYKKELRDEFVREGKKITFYQYYHPKNNEILFTDLCSGGHISNTKEIKHFKLLSVAGAYWRGDSKNKMLTRIYGTAWETEDELKQYLAILEERKERDHRKIGKELGIFTFNQLSGQGLPIWLEDGMKIHNAIRDYVLKLDKKFGFQEVLTPHFGEKKLYEISGHWDHYQDTMFKPLKMDNEILVPRPMTCPHHILLFNSSRHSYKELPIRYSEQSRLYRYEKSGALSGLERVRSMDLTEGHVFVRIDQIKDEFKHLYKMIVQALNDFKIEIDHISLSLRDPNNSEKFFSDDEMWNHAENDLRDVLNELKIEYKEFIGEAAFYGPKIDIQIKTALNKIITMSTLQLDFLLPMRFNMKYVDDNEEMKVPVLIHRGLIGTYERFIATLLEQTKGVLPYWLSPHQVTIMPINSELNEHCQKLYEELLDLDINVNVDLRNERINRKIRDAQIQKTKFIVVIGAEEQKNDTVSVREYGSEKSQIFTKHDFIKKLLELKHMK
- a CDS encoding M48 family metallopeptidase, producing MKKIDDVLAYKINDKEFNIYVRFTNNKNIYLSLRDNKLILSTPIHYLNTEQLNNFLNTAILKLTQSTKKQDVRPLLDINWTDQSFYYLGKLSYFKIINNYLQIYFNDEIEIIPITKHDENYIKKTIWNNLSEKLEKIFSYWANYYSEKFLNRSLSSKIKISTKSSAWATNYLLKNIISVSKYLIFYNIKCIRYVAAHEIAHFLEANHSARFWKIVSKEFPDYKHIRKTMNAHKFT
- the rpsT gene encoding 30S ribosomal protein S20 codes for the protein MANIKSKQKAILSNEKARVRNSAIKSSVKTAIKKAKLAAQSKDPKANDLFAKAHHEIDKAVSKGVLHQNNGARKASRLDAFIAKNR
- the rsmI gene encoding 16S rRNA (cytidine(1402)-2'-O)-methyltransferase, encoding MANKIFIVGTPIGNLEDISIRALNTLKASDIILCEDTRVSQKLLRHYDIINKKLISYHNYNEKTLAPKIINMILDHQKVSLISDAGMPCISDPGFEIINLAKINNIEVEVIGGPTALIHAVIKANFSSEFSFIGFLKDKTQARQNYLKSLDFGTYVCYVSPHKLEATIADFDLVFGDKVRLFLIKEMTKLYEKTYEGNPADVLKQIRLDSQKGEYSLVFKINKPTHIKINKYPKK
- a CDS encoding DNA polymerase III, producing MIVSNEFLKIINNSIKENKLQQVYLFSQLVTNDFDEYIISFINTINGEKFNQFSELKFKDLYLCVNESNQLITKEAIAEAMLWAFKSNLSNHHKFKILIIKNIENGTPQSLNSLLKFLENPPTHTIVIMTTNQMNKVLKTIRSRAFIINIKTNLTKINSIKDFILVYANKYNLDDHEKLNTLLKNLKSAIISSFSKPESFLYFLLKHFDKDLANFLLVFMIFIYEDLAKISNNLTTNLTILSLKDAKTINNSSKIDEIIECLKAMYKTLKTNVNFPLQKSNFLIKIEKIYGK
- the tmk gene encoding dTMP kinase; this encodes MKTNRGKFIAIEGMDGAGKTTILKKFEEYLKKNKKQKDFVFTREPGSSFSKEAEKIRDLILENGNEFSPMVDALLFATSRRINLEKGIWPALESGKNVISDRYWTSSYVYQGILGNIGVSKVKMINEIATDNTHPDFIIFFDLLPEISIQRLKESGKSMDRLENLDLNYYTNLREAYLKTVSKDAKKYCIIDANCSIDELFERFIAVLSDQKII
- a CDS encoding toprim domain-containing protein → MKTEEEIELLLKAIPGITKRQSQKIIGYFLENDIEKLEHIYQLIKSLKSKIKKCQNCNAYSEKDTCDICDDKFREKKLMVVLSQEDLKKFEALEIYKGRYFVIEELYDLKKSNEKFNRNLEKLLIVAKNVSEIVIALSATVEGQFTTQFIKKILKDKINFDNAYQLSMGIPLGVQVEYVDPVTLKQSLINKTKI
- a CDS encoding YbaB/EbfC family nucleoid-associated protein, with amino-acid sequence MNNINEMLKKAKRIQGELEKEEQLIAKKEFVIEKQGIKITMLGTRKITKVEINPALIDPEDPELLQDLVLIAVNEAIDAIEEEYEQINAKYAGGGLPF